The proteins below are encoded in one region of Aquisphaera giovannonii:
- the phoU gene encoding phosphate signaling complex protein PhoU, translating to MTPGHPDPPSPSPTGEASAASPSPPAGRHSLRDQDTLWSGFLQLASSVVESMEKAVVAIEEGNFDLVDDLALDEEDTDRREVLIEQECLRIMALYEPVATDLRRMATVLKVNRDWERIADLALRVARRARKFARITAGQAFPEPLVRLARDVLSQVRGCRDALTAIDANAAREIIVGDKAIDAQYRSIRKQLKFQIAEEPQKLDPILILMNTARNLERVADHASGIAMTIVYLKEGTIIRHLRDDRAGGA from the coding sequence ATGACGCCTGGCCATCCCGATCCTCCCTCCCCCTCCCCGACCGGGGAAGCCTCAGCCGCGAGCCCTTCCCCGCCCGCCGGCCGGCACTCGCTCCGGGACCAGGATACGCTCTGGAGCGGCTTCCTTCAGCTCGCCTCCTCCGTCGTCGAGTCGATGGAGAAGGCCGTCGTCGCCATCGAGGAAGGGAACTTCGACCTCGTGGACGACCTCGCCCTCGACGAGGAAGACACCGACCGTCGCGAGGTCCTCATCGAGCAGGAATGCCTGCGGATCATGGCCCTCTACGAGCCGGTCGCCACCGACCTCCGCCGCATGGCCACGGTCCTGAAGGTCAACCGCGACTGGGAGCGGATCGCGGACCTGGCCCTCCGCGTGGCGAGGAGGGCCCGCAAATTCGCCCGCATCACGGCCGGGCAGGCGTTCCCGGAACCGCTGGTGCGGCTGGCCCGCGACGTGCTCAGCCAGGTGCGCGGGTGCCGCGACGCATTGACGGCCATCGATGCCAACGCGGCCCGCGAGATCATCGTCGGCGACAAGGCGATCGACGCCCAGTACCGCAGCATCCGGAAGCAGCTCAAGTTCCAGATCGCCGAGGAGCCCCAGAAGCTCGACCCGATCCTGATCCTCATGAACACGGCGAGGAACCTGGAGCGGGTCGCGGACCATGCGTCCGGCATTGCGATGACGATCGTCTATCTGAAAGAAGGCACCATCATCCGGCACCTCCGCGACGATCGGGCCGGGGGGGCCTGA
- a CDS encoding DUF488 domain-containing protein, which translates to MRFFTIGYGGRPPSEFLDLLRRHGVRTVADVRLRPDRASMGTYTRSRDAQKGIAGLLGSAGIAYEPIVELGNVFLDWADWRGPYRQLLEGAGDLLCARLDSLEAPFCLLCAEKRHADCHRTLIAEHLVARRGWSVEHIE; encoded by the coding sequence ATGAGGTTCTTCACGATCGGCTACGGGGGCAGGCCACCGTCGGAGTTCCTGGACCTCCTCCGGCGTCATGGCGTCCGCACCGTGGCGGACGTGCGCCTCCGCCCGGACCGCGCCAGCATGGGGACCTATACCCGGTCCCGGGACGCCCAGAAGGGCATCGCCGGGCTGCTCGGCTCCGCGGGCATCGCCTACGAGCCGATCGTCGAGCTGGGCAACGTGTTCCTGGATTGGGCCGATTGGCGGGGGCCGTACCGGCAGTTGCTGGAGGGAGCCGGCGACCTCCTCTGCGCCCGACTCGACTCCCTCGAGGCGCCGTTCTGCCTCCTGTGCGCCGAAAAGCGACACGCCGATTGCCACAGGACGCTCATCGCGGAGCACCTGGTCGCCCGGCGGGGCTGGTCCGTCGAGCACATCGAGTGA